The region ACGTCTGGTTCGACGCACCGATCGAGTACATCGGGTCGACGAAGGAGTGGGCGGACGCCGTCTCCGACGGGAGCCGCGACTGGAAGTCGTGGTGGTACGAGGCCGACGACGTCCGGTACACGGAGTTCATGGCCAAGGACAACGTGCCGTTCCACTCCGTGATGTTCCCGGCGACCCAGCTGGGCACCCGCGAGCCGTGGAAGAAGGTCGACTTCCTCAAGGCCTTCAACTGGCTCAACTACTACGGCGGGAAGTTCTCCACCTCCCAGCGGCGCGGCATCTTCACGGACGCGGCGCTCGAGCTGCTGCCCGCCGACTACTGGCGCTACTTCCTGATCGCCAACGCCCCGGAGTCGGACGACACCTCCTTCACCTGGGAGCTGTTCGCGGCGTCGGTCAACAAGGACCTGGCGGACACCCTCGGCAACTTCGTCAACCGGGTGCTGTCGTTCTCCCGTAAGCGGTTCGGTGACGAGGTGCCCGCGGGCGCCGAGGCCGGGGCCGCGGAGCAGAAGCTGGGCGAGGAGATCGCCGGACTGCTGGCGGAGTACGAGGGCCACATGGAGGCCCTGCAGTTCCGCAAGGCCGCGGCCTCGCTGCGCGCCCTGTGGAGCGCGGGCAACTCCTACCTGGAGGAGAAGGCCCCCTGGCTGGAGATCAAGACCGACAAGGACGCGGCGGCGCTGACGCTGCGTACGGCGATGAACCTCATCCATCTGTACGCGATCGTCTCCGAGCCGTTCATTCCGTCGTCGGCCACGTCGATGCGGGGTGCCTTCGCCCTGGAGAACGACACCGCGGTGTGGGTCTCCCCGGAGGAGGCGAAGGCGCTGGCCTCGGTGCCCGCCGGGACGCCCTTCACCGTGCCGCCGGTGCTCTTCGCGAAGATCACCGAAGACGACCTGGAGTCCTACCGCGAGCGCTTCGGCGGCGCGGAGCAGTAGGACCGGCCCGCCCGGCGGCGTCGCTGCCGGGCGGAGCACCGGAGAACCACCTCGTGCCCGTCCGGCCCTTTCGGCCGGACGGGCACGAGCGCGTTCGGGGCGCGGACGAGCACGTTCGGGGCGCGGGGCGGTCGTCGGCCGGGGACGGGCGGTCTTCCCGGGCGGAGACGATCCGCGGCAGGTGCCGCCGGTTCAGGGGCCGGCGGCCCCGGTCAGGGCCGGGTCCGCGGGGACAGATACGCCTGCAGCCGCCGGAAGTCCGGCACCGGCGGCAGCGCCACCCGCCGCCAGCCACGGGCGTAGGCCGGCGGCCGCTGACCGTTGGCCACGATGACGGCCACCGGGCGGCCCGCGCCCAGCCGGGCCAGGCCGGCGGGGGTGATGCTGGCGTCATGGCCGCGGGGCTGGCGGGACGCACAGCCGGCCCGGTACGCCACCCGTACCGCTTCCTCGCCGCTCACCACACAGGGCGGCCGCACTCCGGCCGCCCGCAGCGACGCGGTGATCCGCTCGATACCGGCCTGGGAGCGCGCGGTGCTGCGCACCATCTTGTGCCAGACCGTCAGCTGGATGACCTCATGGCTCATCAGGACGAGGACGAGGACGGCCAGCGCCCAGGCGTGCCGACGACGCGGCAGGAGGGTCAGCCAGTACAGGAACCAGGCGGCGGGCATCATCAGCAGGGCATAGGCGGGCAGCAGGAAGCGCGGGGCGGCGTAGTCCACCGTCAGGAGGTAGGGGGCGGCGAGGCAGAGGCCGACCAGCGCCGGCAGGACGACGGGGGCCGGCCCGTACCGGTGCAGCGGGCCGCGGGAGTCGCGCAGGCGCACCAGCGGCCAGGCGGGGCCGCGGCCGTACCGTCCGCCGCCGGGCGCGGGGTCGCCCGCCGGGTCGAGTGCGAGGCTGCCGGGCCGGATGGGCGCCAGTCCGAGGGGGTGCCGGGCACCGCTGCGCGCCGCCGGACCGTACCCGTCCAGCTCACCGCGGGGCTCGCGGGCCCGCAGCGCCGCCCACACCGCTCCGGCGACCGCCAGGGGCAGCACCAGCCACCACACCGCGGTCTCCGGGTGATCCCAGGTCAGATGGCAGGGGCGGCACAGCGTCTTGCCCTGGAGCGCCCGTGCGTGGTCGTCGAAGGACAGGTGCCAGCCGAGCCCGCCCTGGATCTGCCCGGCCGTCCGCAGCCGTGCCAGGAGCCCGCCGTAGGACAGATATGCCTCCGCGACCCACTCGGCGGACCCCAGGGCCAGGCCGAGCGGCAGCGCCAGCAGCACGGCGGGGCGCCGCCAGGAGGGGACGCACAGCGCCGCGGCGAAGAGCGGCACGGCGAGCCAGACGGCGTCGGTGGGACGCATCAGCGCGGCCACGGCCACCGCGACGGCGAGTCCGGCCGCGGCACCCCGGTCGCCGCGCGGGGCCAGTTGACGGGACGGCTGCCGTACGGCCCGCAGGAAGCAGCCGGTGGCGGCGAGCACGGCGTAGGCGGCCCAGAGGTTGGGCATCGCCTGCGGACCGTAGAAGAGCGTGATCCACAGCCCGGCGAACAGCGCGCCGCCCAGGGCCGGTACGGGGGCGGGCAGCAGGCGCCGCCAGATGCACAGGGTGAGCAGGAACGCGGCGCCGGAGAGCACCGCCAGGTAGCAGTGCAGCACGGTCGCCGAGGTCGTCAGGGCGGCCATCGGGGCGAGGAGGAAGCTGACGCCGCGGGCGCGCGGGGCGCTGAAGAACGCGGCCGGCGCATGGTGGTCGACCTGGCTGAGGTACACCGTCTCGTCCCACCCCAGGCCGGGGACGGCGACGGCGGAGGCGAGCAGGCAGGCGGTGAAGACGACGGCCACGGCGGTGAGCCACCACAGGTCGCCGCTCGGGACCGGACGCGTCTCACGGGCCTGCGGCCCCAGAGCGGACCTGGCGGAGAGGAGACTGGCTTGCTGCATGGGCACCACAGTGCGTGCCGTGCCGGGACTCGGCCACACGGATGGGGCGGTCGGGGCACTCGGGCCGGACCGGGGTCCCTCATCGGCGGGCATGCCCTCGGCTGCCGGCGCCCGCCCGGCGGGACACGGGCCCGCACACAGAGCAGGGGCGGCGTTTCACGTGAAACGCCGCCCCTCAGCCTGTTCCAGGCCTACCGCCCCTGGGCGATGCCTACTTCACCTGCGGCTTGCGGAGGGAGAGGTGCAGCTCCTTGAGGCGCGACTCGTCGACCTCGCTCGGGGCGCCCATCAGCAGGTCCTGGGCGTTGCCGTTGAGCGGGAAGGCGATGGTCTCGCGGATGTTGGGCTCGTCGGCCAGCAGCATGACGATGCGGTCGACGCCGGGGGCGATGCCGCCGTGCGGCGGGGCGCCGAACTTGAAGGCGCGCAGCATGCCGCCGAACTCCGCCTCGACCGTCTCCTTGTCGTAGCCGGCGATCGCGAAGGCCTTGTACATGACCTCGGGCTCGTGGTTACGGATGGCGCCGGAGGACAGCTCGGTGCCGTTGCAGACGATGTCGTACTGCCAGGCCAGGATGTCCAGCGGGTCCTTGGTCTCCAGCGCCTCCAGGCCGCCCTGCGGCATGGAGAAGGGGTTGTGCGAGAACTCGATCTTGCCGGTGTCCTCGTCCTTCTCGAACATCGGGAAGTCGACGATCCAGCAGAAGCGGAACTCGTCCTCGACGAAGTGGCCGGCGCGCTTCGCGGCCTCGACGCGGACCGCGCCCATGATCTTGGAGACCTCGTCGAACTCGCCGGCGCCGAAGAAGACGGCGTGGCCGGGCTTGAGGTCCAGGGCGGCGACCAGCGCCTTGACGTCGTCCTCGGTGAGGAACTTGGCGATCGGGCCGGTCAGCGCGTTCTCTTCGCCGACCCGGACCCAGGCCAGGCCCTTGGCGCCCTGCTGGACGGCGAAGTCACCCAGCTGGTCGAAGAACTTGCGGGGCTGGTCGGCGGTGTCCGGCACGGCCAGGGCACGGACGTGCTTGTCGGCGAAGGCCTTGAAGCCGGAGCCGGCGAAGACGTCGGAGACATCGACCAGCTCCAGCTCGGCGCGCAGGTCCGGCTTGTCGGAGCCGTACTTGACCATCGCCTCGCGGAACGGGATGTGCGGGAAGGGCGAGGTGACCTTGCGGCCGTTGCCGAACTCGGTGAACAGCTCGGTCATCAGCTTCTCGACGGGCCGGAAGACGTCTTCCTGCTCGACGAAGCTCATCTCGATGTCGAGCTGGTAGAACTCGCCCGGCGAGCGGTCCGCGCGGGCGTCCTCGTCGCGGAAGCAGGGCGCGATCTGGAAGTAGCGGTCGAAGCCGGCGATCATCAGCAGCTGCTTGAACTGCTGTGGGGCCTGCGGCAGCGCGTAGAACTTGCCGGCGTGCAGACGCGAGGGGACCAGGAAGTCGCGGGCGCCCTCGGGGGAGGTCGCGGACAGGATCGGGGTCGCCATCTCGTTGAAGCCGAGGGCCACCATCTTGTGACGGATGGCGGAGATGACGGCGGTGCGCAGCATGATGTTGCGGTGCATCCGCTCGCGGCGCAGGTCGAGGAAGCGGTACTCGAGGCGCTTCTCTTCGTTGACGCCGTCATCCGCGTTGATCGTGAAGGGGATCTGGTCGGCGGCGCCGAGCACCTCGACGTCGGTCACCTCGATCTCGATCTCGCCCGTCGGCAGGTCGGGGTTGACGTTGTCGGCGCCGCGCGCGCTGACCTTGCCGTCGATACGGACGACGGTCTCCTTGGTCAGGGAGCCGAGGGCCGCGTTGGCGGGGGTGCCGGGGCGGGCGACGAGCTGAACGAGACCGTAGTGGTCGCGCAGATCGATGAAGAGGATGCCGCCCAGGTCACGTCGATTGTGCAGCCAGCCGCTGAGGCGGACGTCCGTGTCGACGTCCGCGGCTCGGAGCTCGCCGCAGTTATGGGACCGGTACCGATGCATCGCTCATCCAAGTCGTCGCGAGGTCGAGGTGAAGGAGTTGTCGGGAGAGGGAGAGGAAAAGGAATACGGGCTCGGACGCCCGGTCGCTCTCCCCGTGGATCACCCGAAAGGCCACCCCAGGATTGACATAACCGCTCCAGGTTACCGTCCCGGCCCGCACGTCTTCATTGACATATACGCATCAGCGTCGCGGGGAACGGAGCGCGGCACCCCGACTGGGACGATGGTCACGTCCCGCTCGCTGGTGGGGTCCCGCTAAACACACATAAAGTGAGGCAATGCGCACCGAGGATCTCCTGGCCGCCATCGCGACCGGCCTGTGGCGCTGGGACAACGCATCGGGACGGGTGACCCTCGACGCCGAAGCGGCCCGGCTGCTCGGGCTGCCCGCCGCCCCGGTGGAGCTGACCGAGGCCGCGGTGCGCTCCCGTTTTCATCCCATCGACTTCGCCGAGATCAACGGCGTCGTGCAGCTCGCGCTCGCCGAGAAGACGCTGGCCGAGGCCCGGCTGCGCATCGTGGACGAGCGCGGACGGGTGCAGCGCATCGTCCGCTCCCGTTCCCGTCCCCGGGTCGTCGACGGCGGCTTCGAGCTGGTCGGAACCCTTCAGGAGGTGCCCGAACCACAGCCGGGGACCTCCGCCGCACACACCCCGATAACAGGTGACTGGCGCCGTTCGCGCGAGGCGTTCCTGCTGGACGCGGGCCGCGGGCTGGCCGAGGCGCGGTCCACCGCCGAGGTGCTGCGGGTCGCGGCCGGCCTGTCCATGCCCGGGTTCATGCCGGACGGGCTGGCGGTCTTCGGCATCGAGGGCGACCGGCTGTCGGTCATCGGCCACCACGGTCACCACGGCGACGACGAGCGGCCGTTCGTCGCCATGACGCTGGAGGCCGACTACCCGGCCGCCGAGGTCATCCGTACCGGCCGGGCCATCTACCTGCCCACGCCCGAGGAGTACAGCCGCCGCTACCCCGGCACCTGGCCGCTGGCCGCCCGCTTCGGCCGTACGTCCTGGGCGTTCCTGCCGCTGGTGAACGCGGGCCGGACGATCGGCGCCTGGATGGCGGCGTTCGCCCAGCCGGTGGCCTTCACGCCCGACGAGCGCTCGGTGCTGACCACCGTCGCCCGGATGCTGGCGCAGGCGCTCGCCAGGGCCGGGGTGCAGGAGGAGCAGCAGGAGCTGGCACTGGGGCTGCAGCGCAGCATGATGCCGACGGTCCAGCCGGACATCCCGGGGATGACGGTCGCGGCCCGCTACGTCCCGACCGGCGGCGGCCTGGAGGTCGGCGGCGACTGGTACGACATGATCCCGCTGCCGTCCGGCCGGATCGCGCTGGTCATCGGGGATGTCCAGGGGCACGACGTACGGGCCGCGGGCCTGATGGGACAGCTGCGGATCGCGCTGCGCGCCTACGCCTCCGAGGGCCACCACCCCGATGCGGTGCTCTCCCGTGCCTCCCGGTTCCTGGCCGGGATCAACGAGACCGAGCTCCGCGGCCACGGCGAGGACCAGCGCTTCGCGACCTGCCTCTACATCGAGGTGGATCCGGCGACGGGGCTGCTGGACATCGCACGGGCCGGCCACCCCGACCCGGCGATCCGGATGAGCGACGGCACCCTGCTGGTCCGGCCCACCGCGGGCGGGCTGCCGCTGGGCATCGTCCCGGACACCGACTACCCCACCACCCGGCTCGTCCTGGAGCCCGGCGAGACGATGATGGTGTGCACCGACGGACTCATCGAGACCGGCGGCCACGATCTGGAGACCGGCTGGGCACGGCTGCGCGACATCATCGAGGCGCATGAGACCGGTGAGGACGGCGAGAGCCTGGAGCGGCTCGCCGACGCCCTGGTCCAGGCCGTGCACGGGCCCTCCTCGCACCACACCACCGGACCGCTGGTGGACCGCCGTGAGGACGACATCGCCGTTCTGCTGCTGTGCCGCGAGGCCGCCAGCTGTGGGGTCGGGACCGGCGGCCTGCTGGCGCCGCAGCCCGTGCGGCGCACCGTGCTCTCCGTCGCACAGGCCGAGCCGGAGCGGATAGCCGAGGCGCGCCGGCAGGTCCGTGACGTGCTGCACGACTGGGCCGACCCGGACCAGGTGGACTCGGCGGTGCTGATGGTCTCCGAGATGGTCACCAACGTCCTGCTGCACACCGACGGCGACGCGCTGCTGGTCGCCGAGATCACCGGTGCGCACGGCGCCCGGCGCATCCGCGTCGATGTCGCCGACGGCAGCGATGAGCTGCCGCACCGCCGCTGCCCCGGCGAACTGGCCTCGTCCGGACGCGGCCTGATGCTGCTGGAACTGCTCGCCGGGGCGTGGGGCGTGGACCCGCGCGGGGACGGCAAGTCGACGTGGTTCGAGCTCTACGAGGACGCGGGGGACCCAGTGGGTCCGGTGTCACCGGAGTCCGAGCCCTCGGTGTAGTACACCCGCAGCTCGTGGAGTACGCCGGTGACGGCGGCGGTCAGCGGTACGGACAGCAGCATGCCGAGGATTCCGGCGACGCTGGCGCCCGCGGTGATCGCCAGCAGCACCGTCGCCGGATGCATATGGACCGTACGGCTCTGGATCATCGGCTGCAGCACATGCCCCTCCAGCACCTGCACGGCCAGGACGACGCCGAGCGCCCAGAGCGCGATCACAAAGCCGCGGTCGGCCAGCGCCACCAGGATCGCCACGGCACCGGAGATGAAGGCGCCGAGGTAGGGGATATACGCACCGACGAAGACCAGCGCGCCCAGTCCGACGGCGCCCGGCACTCGGAGGATCAGCAGTCCGATGGTGATGCAGATGGCGTCGATCAGGGCGATGACGGTCGTCCCGCGCATAAAGCCCTCGATGGACTGGAAGCCGCGGCGGGCCATCCGCTCCAGCTGCGGTGCCGAGCTGCCGGGCGCCCAGTGGCTCAACGTGCGGACGGCCTTGTGGGAGTCGCGCAGGAAGAAGAAGGTCAGCAGCAGGGCCAGGACCGAGGCGGCGAGGAACTGGCCGACCGCACTGACACCGGTCAGCAGCCCCGAGGCCGCGGTACCGCCGAACTTGGTGACCAGTCCCTTGGATTTGGAGGCGAGATCGTCGAGCGAGGTACCAGCCGCACCGAAGTGCTGGGAGAGGTCCTTGGCAGCCTGCCGGAGCGAGGAGATGATCTGGTCACCGGTGTCGACCAGCGCGCTGACGACGATGTATCCGGCGCCGCCGACCACCAGCAGGAGGACGGCGCAGGTCAGCCCGGCCGCCAGTGACCGGTTGAGCTTCATCGCCACCAGCCGCCGGTAGAGCGGTCCGAGCAGCCCGCTGCCGAGCAGTGCCAGCAGGACGGGCGTGACCGCCGCGCTCAGTTCGATGCACAGCCACACCCCGACGGCCACCACGGCCGCGACCAGCAGCCCCACCAGACACCAGGCCGCGGCACGGCGGGCCGCGATCGGCAGCAACGGCTGTGGGGGCAGTGGCCGTTCGCCCTCGGCGCCGCGCCCGTTTCCATCCGAGTCGTTTTGCACCCGGACAGTGCACCACGGCAGCAGGGCCCGGGCCCGGACCCCGAAACGGGTCAGGGACGGCGTTTCACGTGAAACGCCGTCCCTGCTGCCGACGCGGCGTCAGCGCGCGTCGGCGGGGATCGTCCCGAGCCGGCCGGCCTGGAAGTCCTCGAAGGCCTGCGCCAGTTCGGCGTGGGTGTTCATCACGAACGGGCCGTAATGCATCATCGGCTCGCGGATGGGCAGCCCGCCGAGCAGCACCACCTCGAAGTTCGGGCTGCGCGACTCCTGGGACTCGTCCGCCCGGATGGTGAGCGAGTCGCCCCCGCTGCCGAACACGACCGCCTGCCCCATACGGAACGGGCGCCCCTCCGCACCGGCCGAGCCGCGTCCGGCCAGGGCGTAGGCGAGGGCGTTGAAGTCCTTGCGCCAGGGGATGGTCAGCTCGGCACCCGGGTTCACCGTCACATGCATCATCGTGATCGGCGTATGCGTGATGCCCGGACCGTTGTGGCCGTCGAGGTCACCGGCGATCAGCCGCAGCAGCGTGCCACCGTCCCCCGAGGTCAGCAGCTTGACCTGACCGCCGCCGATGTCCTGGTAGCGAGGGGCCATCATCTTGTCGCTCTTCGGCAGGTTCACCCACAGCTGGAGACCGTGGAAGAGACCGCCGGACATGACGAGCGACTCCGGCGGCGCCTCGATGTGCAGCAGACCCGAGCCGGCCGTCATCCACTGGGTGTCGCCGTCATTGATGACGCCGCCACCGCCGTGCGAGTCACGGTGCACGAAGGTGCCGTCGATCAGGTAGGTCACCGTCTCGAAGCCACGGTGCGGATGCCAGGGCGTGCCCTTGGGCTCTCCGGGCGCGTACTCCACCTCGCCCATCTGATCCATCATGATGAACGGGTCGAGGTGCTTGTAGTCGATGCCGGCGAACGCCCGGCGCACCGGGAAGCCCTCGCCCTCGAAGCCGCTCGGAGCGGTGGCAACGGCCAGCACGGGACGGGCGTGTGCCGCGACGGGCGCCGCCACACGCGGCAGGGTCAGCGGGTTCTCTACGGTCACAGCGGGCATGACGGCCTCCTCGGTCGTTCCCCCAACTTAGTTGAATGGTGAACAACCCGCAAGGCGTGCGGCATTCCCATGCACATTTCCGCAGGTCGAAGGGGGTGCACCGGGACCGACCCGACCCCCGAACCGAGACATGCATCGGGCCGGCCCCCTCGGGGACCGGCCCTCGACTCAGCCGCAACGGCGGCCCTCAGCCCTCTGTACGGCAGGGGCGGTCAGCCATACATGCGCCGCATCGCGAAGTCGACCATCTGCTCCACGGCCTTCGCGTCGAAGACCATCCGGTGATCACCCTCCATGTCGAGGACGAACCCGTACCCGGTCGGCAGCAGATCGAGCACCTCGGCGCCGGTGATCACGAAGTACTTGGACTCCTTGCCCGCGTACCGCCGCAGCTCCTTGAGGGAGGTGAACATCGGGATCACCGGCTGCTGGGTGTTGTGCAGCGCCAGGAAGCCGGGGTTGTCACCGCGCGGGCAGTAGATCTTGGACGTGGAGAAGATGCCCTGGAAGTCCTCTGCCGACATCGAGCCGGTGGTGAAGGCGCGCACCGCATCGGCGAGGGAGGGCGGGGACGGCTCGGGATACAGCGGCGCTTCGCCGTAGCCCCCGGGGGCCGGTTGCTGCGGCGGGGGCGGCGGCGCTCCGTATTGCTGCTGCCCGGCACCCGCGGTCTGGTCGTAGCCGTACATGCGCCACAGCGTACTGAGTCGGCGATTCGCCGGGGGACGCTCGTCACAGATGGGCGGTAGGGGTTGATTCTTATTACCGGTGGGTAGCATCATCGTAGGCACTTGCTACTTGCTGGTATTTGCGTTTGAGGTCCTCCCTCCCGAACCCTTACGGAGCCGTATCCATGGGGCACTACAAGTCGAATCTCCGCGACATCGAGTTCAACCTCTTCGAGGTGCTCGGCCGTGACAGCGTGTACGGCACCGGACCGTTCGCGGAGATGGATGTCGACACCGCCAAGAGCGTGCTGTCCGAGATCGCCCGGCTGTCCGAGAACGAACTGGCCGAGTCGTTCGCCGACACCGACCGCAACCCGCCGGTCTTCGACCCGGACACCAACACCGCGCCGGTCCCGGACAGCTTCAAGAAGAGCTACCAGGCCTTCATGGACGCCGAGTGGTGGCGGCTGGGCATCCCGGAGGAGCTCGGTGGCACCACCGCGCCGCGCTCCCTCCTGTGGGGCTTCGCCGAGACGATCCTGGGCGCCAACCCGGCCGTGTGGATGTACGCGTCCGGCCCCGCCTTCGCCGGCGTCCTCCACGAGGAGGGCACCGAGGAGCAGCACCGCATAGCCCAGCTGATGGTGGACAAGCAGTGGGGCTCCACCATGGTGCTCACCGAGCCGGACGCCGGTTCGGACGTCGGCGCCGGCCGCACCAAGGCCGTGCAGCAGGCGGACGGCACCTGGCACATCGAGGGCGTCAAGCGCTTCATCACCTCCGGTGAGCACGACAT is a window of Streptomyces caniferus DNA encoding:
- a CDS encoding ATP-binding SpoIIE family protein phosphatase, encoding MRTEDLLAAIATGLWRWDNASGRVTLDAEAARLLGLPAAPVELTEAAVRSRFHPIDFAEINGVVQLALAEKTLAEARLRIVDERGRVQRIVRSRSRPRVVDGGFELVGTLQEVPEPQPGTSAAHTPITGDWRRSREAFLLDAGRGLAEARSTAEVLRVAAGLSMPGFMPDGLAVFGIEGDRLSVIGHHGHHGDDERPFVAMTLEADYPAAEVIRTGRAIYLPTPEEYSRRYPGTWPLAARFGRTSWAFLPLVNAGRTIGAWMAAFAQPVAFTPDERSVLTTVARMLAQALARAGVQEEQQELALGLQRSMMPTVQPDIPGMTVAARYVPTGGGLEVGGDWYDMIPLPSGRIALVIGDVQGHDVRAAGLMGQLRIALRAYASEGHHPDAVLSRASRFLAGINETELRGHGEDQRFATCLYIEVDPATGLLDIARAGHPDPAIRMSDGTLLVRPTAGGLPLGIVPDTDYPTTRLVLEPGETMMVCTDGLIETGGHDLETGWARLRDIIEAHETGEDGESLERLADALVQAVHGPSSHHTTGPLVDRREDDIAVLLLCREAASCGVGTGGLLAPQPVRRTVLSVAQAEPERIAEARRQVRDVLHDWADPDQVDSAVLMVSEMVTNVLLHTDGDALLVAEITGAHGARRIRVDVADGSDELPHRRCPGELASSGRGLMLLELLAGAWGVDPRGDGKSTWFELYEDAGDPVGPVSPESEPSV
- the aspS gene encoding aspartate--tRNA ligase, with amino-acid sequence MHRYRSHNCGELRAADVDTDVRLSGWLHNRRDLGGILFIDLRDHYGLVQLVARPGTPANAALGSLTKETVVRIDGKVSARGADNVNPDLPTGEIEIEVTDVEVLGAADQIPFTINADDGVNEEKRLEYRFLDLRRERMHRNIMLRTAVISAIRHKMVALGFNEMATPILSATSPEGARDFLVPSRLHAGKFYALPQAPQQFKQLLMIAGFDRYFQIAPCFRDEDARADRSPGEFYQLDIEMSFVEQEDVFRPVEKLMTELFTEFGNGRKVTSPFPHIPFREAMVKYGSDKPDLRAELELVDVSDVFAGSGFKAFADKHVRALAVPDTADQPRKFFDQLGDFAVQQGAKGLAWVRVGEENALTGPIAKFLTEDDVKALVAALDLKPGHAVFFGAGEFDEVSKIMGAVRVEAAKRAGHFVEDEFRFCWIVDFPMFEKDEDTGKIEFSHNPFSMPQGGLEALETKDPLDILAWQYDIVCNGTELSSGAIRNHEPEVMYKAFAIAGYDKETVEAEFGGMLRAFKFGAPPHGGIAPGVDRIVMLLADEPNIRETIAFPLNGNAQDLLMGAPSEVDESRLKELHLSLRKPQVK
- a CDS encoding AI-2E family transporter translates to MQNDSDGNGRGAEGERPLPPQPLLPIAARRAAAWCLVGLLVAAVVAVGVWLCIELSAAVTPVLLALLGSGLLGPLYRRLVAMKLNRSLAAGLTCAVLLLVVGGAGYIVVSALVDTGDQIISSLRQAAKDLSQHFGAAGTSLDDLASKSKGLVTKFGGTAASGLLTGVSAVGQFLAASVLALLLTFFFLRDSHKAVRTLSHWAPGSSAPQLERMARRGFQSIEGFMRGTTVIALIDAICITIGLLILRVPGAVGLGALVFVGAYIPYLGAFISGAVAILVALADRGFVIALWALGVVLAVQVLEGHVLQPMIQSRTVHMHPATVLLAITAGASVAGILGMLLSVPLTAAVTGVLHELRVYYTEGSDSGDTGPTGSPASS
- the metG gene encoding methionine--tRNA ligase — its product is MARHLITSALPYINGIKHLGNMVGSMLPADVYARYMRQRGHDVLYICATDEHGTPAELAAKDAGQSVDAFCAEQHDKQKAIYEGFGLDFDYFGRSSSRENVELTQHFARKLQENGFIEERAIRQVFSVADDRFLPDRYIVGTCPHCGYDKARGDQCENCTRVLDPTDLIDARSAISGSGELEVRETKHLFLLQSKLQHEVEGWLEGNGSKDWPTLASSIAHKWLTEGLQDRAITRDLDWGVPVPADVWPELAAEGKVFYVWFDAPIEYIGSTKEWADAVSDGSRDWKSWWYEADDVRYTEFMAKDNVPFHSVMFPATQLGTREPWKKVDFLKAFNWLNYYGGKFSTSQRRGIFTDAALELLPADYWRYFLIANAPESDDTSFTWELFAASVNKDLADTLGNFVNRVLSFSRKRFGDEVPAGAEAGAAEQKLGEEIAGLLAEYEGHMEALQFRKAAASLRALWSAGNSYLEEKAPWLEIKTDKDAAALTLRTAMNLIHLYAIVSEPFIPSSATSMRGAFALENDTAVWVSPEEAKALASVPAGTPFTVPPVLFAKITEDDLESYRERFGGAEQ
- a CDS encoding SseB family protein, producing MYGYDQTAGAGQQQYGAPPPPPQQPAPGGYGEAPLYPEPSPPSLADAVRAFTTGSMSAEDFQGIFSTSKIYCPRGDNPGFLALHNTQQPVIPMFTSLKELRRYAGKESKYFVITGAEVLDLLPTGYGFVLDMEGDHRMVFDAKAVEQMVDFAMRRMYG
- a CDS encoding pirin family protein; this encodes MPAVTVENPLTLPRVAAPVAAHARPVLAVATAPSGFEGEGFPVRRAFAGIDYKHLDPFIMMDQMGEVEYAPGEPKGTPWHPHRGFETVTYLIDGTFVHRDSHGGGGVINDGDTQWMTAGSGLLHIEAPPESLVMSGGLFHGLQLWVNLPKSDKMMAPRYQDIGGGQVKLLTSGDGGTLLRLIAGDLDGHNGPGITHTPITMMHVTVNPGAELTIPWRKDFNALAYALAGRGSAGAEGRPFRMGQAVVFGSGGDSLTIRADESQESRSPNFEVVLLGGLPIREPMMHYGPFVMNTHAELAQAFEDFQAGRLGTIPADAR